AAGCCAGAGTTGTCAAGGGCCATTATTGACTGTGGTTTTGAGCATCCTTCAGAGGTCCAACAACATACCATTCCTCAATCTATTCACGGTACCGATGTCCTATGTCAAGCTAAGTCAGGTTTGGGTAAGACGGCCGTCTTTGTCTTATCCACTCTACAACAATTGGATCCTGTTCCTGGTGAAGTTGCCGTTGTTGTCATTTGTAACGCTAGAGAACTAGCTTACCAAATTCGTAACGAATATTTGAGATTCTCTAAATATATGCCAGACGTTAAGACTGCTGTCTTCTATGGTGGTACCCCAATTTCCAAGGACGCTGAACTGTTAAAGAACAAGGACACTGCTCCACATATTGTTGTCGCCACTCCAGGTCGTTTAAAGGCTTTAGTGAGAGAAAAATACATTGATTTATCTCACGTCAAGAACTTTGTCATTGATGAATGTGATAAGGTTTTGGAAGAACTAGACATGAGAAGAGatgttcaagaaattttcaggGCTACTCCAAGGGACAAACAAGTTATGATGTTTTCAGCCACACTTTCTCAAGAAATCCGACCAATTTGTAGACGTTTCTTGCAAAATCcattggaaatttttgtcGACGACGAAGCCAAATTAACTTTGCATGGTCTACAACAATATTACATCAAATTAGAAGAACGTGAAAAGAACCGTAAGTTGGCCCAGTTATTAGATGATTTGGAATTCAATCAAGTTATTATTTTCGTCAAATCCACGACAAGAGCTAATGAACTGACCAAACTGTTAAACGCTTCTAACTTTCCTGCTATCACCGTTCATGGTCACATGAAGCAAGAAGAACGTATTGCTCGTTACAAGgctttcaaagatttcgAAAAACGTATCTGTGTGTCCACAGACGTTTTTGGTAGAGGTATCGATATTGAGCGTATTAATCTGGCCATCAACTACGATTTGACCAACGAAGCTGATCAGTATTTACATCGTGTTGGTAGAGCTGGTAGATTTGGTACAAAGGGTTTGGCTATTTCATTTGTTTCGTCTAAGGAAGACGAGGAAGTTCTggcaaaaattcaagaacgTTTCGATGTCAAAATCGCTGAATTTCCAGAAGAAGGTATTGATCCGTCCActtatttgaataattaataatggaaaaaaaaatacgtttttatatagattatataaaaattttgtattattcaaacaaacaaacaaacaaacaaaggagggagagagaaaaaaattatgtaCTATTCTAAAAATGCACTCATTCGCCAAATAAATACGCGTTACTGGATTTTGTGTGAACATATAAGACTTTCTCGCTTGATCTATATACAACGCGAGGGAGAGTAAATATGAGCCAAAATGCTGTTATCGTGAATGGATTCTAAATTAACGTTTTACCTGTTATAGGAAGATATACAGTATATGTAAGTAAAAAGTTGTTTTTTAATACAATAGATGTGCAAAGAAAAGTGAAGAgatttttgagaaaatcTTGGTTTCTTAACGGTAAGATTTTTGGAATCTAGAACGAGCACCCTTACCACCGAATTTCTTTGGTTCTGGTCTTCTGGAATCAGCAATCAACAAAGTTCTGTCGTAAGAAGTGAAagcctttttcaattcgttCTTGGATTGTTCGTCAACGAACTTTTGGTGGTAAGCGACTAAACCCTTAGCAATAGCTTGTCTGATGGCATAAACTTGAGAAACGTGACCACCACCGGTAACTCTAACTCTGATATCGATGTTGGAGAATTTGTCCAAACCAACCAATAACAAAGGTTCGTAAACCTTGAATCTTAAAATTTCTGGTTCGACCAAAGTGATTGGAGAACCGTTGACCTTAATCAAACCCTTACCGGCCTTGACGTGGGCAACAGCGGTAGCTGATTTCTTCTTACCAAAAGTCTGTAGAAAAGGTAGAGATATAGTTATCCCATGCCAACCAtgttagtaaaaataaactcaaaatcttcaatcaaaaattaaattCTATGAATTGGGCGAATGGTTAAAACATCTGAAAGTTCTGGTGCGTTTGTATTACGTTTATTCTTTACGTACTTCAATTCATGTGAATAGAATACGG
This is a stretch of genomic DNA from Saccharomyces kudriavzevii IFO 1802 strain IFO1802 genome assembly, chromosome: 4. It encodes these proteins:
- the SUB2 gene encoding ATP-dependent RNA helicase SUB2 (similar to Saccharomyces cerevisiae SUB2 (YDL084W); ancestral locus Anc_2.384), which produces MSHEGEEDLLEYSDNEQEIQIDASKAVEVGETGAAASATDGDDNNNTAAGDKKGSYVGIHSTGFKDFLLKPELSRAIIDCGFEHPSEVQQHTIPQSIHGTDVLCQAKSGLGKTAVFVLSTLQQLDPVPGEVAVVVICNARELAYQIRNEYLRFSKYMPDVKTAVFYGGTPISKDAELLKNKDTAPHIVVATPGRLKALVREKYIDLSHVKNFVIDECDKVLEELDMRRDVQEIFRATPRDKQVMMFSATLSQEIRPICRRFLQNPLEIFVDDEAKLTLHGLQQYYIKLEEREKNRKLAQLLDDLEFNQVIIFVKSTTRANELTKLLNASNFPAITVHGHMKQEERIARYKAFKDFEKRICVSTDVFGRGIDIERINLAINYDLTNEADQYLHRVGRAGRFGTKGLAISFVSSKEDEEVLAKIQERFDVKIAEFPEEGIDPSTYLNN
- the RPS16B gene encoding 40S ribosomal protein uS9 (similar to Saccharomyces cerevisiae RPS16B (YDL083C) and RPS16A (YMR143W); ancestral locus Anc_2.386), with the translated sequence MSAVPSVQTFGKKKSATAVAHVKAGKGLIKVNGSPITLVEPEILRFKVYEPLLLVGLDKFSNIDIRVRVTGGGHVSQVYAIRQAIAKGLVAYHQKFVDEQSKNELKKAFTSYDRTLLIADSRRPEPKKFGGKGARSRFQKSYR